The following proteins are encoded in a genomic region of Actinomadura sp. NAK00032:
- a CDS encoding radical SAM protein: protein MPRTVALVEVPLYPHTLPLVSGYLRAYALRDPEIAGAYAFTTHSRSVAHPAGDLVAELVALDCDVYALSCYLWNMRRMSAVLAALRAARPDARFILGGPQVMNRIAAYVDPVAENVAVADAEGETVFAAYLRELAAPEPDLARVPGISFWRDGELVRTRRPDRIRELDDIPSPFAAGIFDGADYTFAVVETNRGCPFRCTYCYWGAATNDKVHRWDLDRVKDDLTWLSEHGVESIFLADANWGALPRDVELTRHLVACKERNGYPLMVNLQAAKNRPDRVTEITEILVAGGMLTSQPVSLQTVSPDALAMVDRSNIREATYIELQDTLHEKSISSYTELIWPLPGETLDSFRQGIGRLCRMGADVIVTYPQLLLPNTPMERQADALGIETVRVDDDTSEADVVVGTRWVDRAGYERGVWFYYAVVVAYNARAAFHTARHLEAAGVLDQESLLEEVARWFREHADREPCRFLADSVATLDNYDINNVGKVLHMVMHSHRAEVDRLLLEFVRTLPRWRDDPLLRALFELDLLARPYVYREPVALPDVPLDEVAVVRRGRFDITAEVPRAAAEAAGVTGVPDGDRVTVVIDHRGRRKMPYPRHRGLEHNAAYCQAMMNRMRDVLPEWRAVRPAAPTAAPAG, encoded by the coding sequence ATGCCCAGGACCGTCGCCCTCGTCGAGGTGCCGCTCTACCCGCACACGCTGCCGCTCGTGTCCGGCTACCTGCGGGCGTACGCGCTGCGCGACCCGGAGATCGCCGGGGCGTACGCCTTCACCACCCACTCCCGGTCGGTCGCGCATCCCGCCGGCGACCTGGTTGCCGAGCTGGTCGCGCTGGACTGCGACGTCTACGCGCTGAGCTGCTACCTGTGGAACATGCGCCGGATGAGCGCCGTCCTCGCCGCGCTGCGCGCGGCCCGCCCGGACGCCCGGTTCATCCTCGGCGGGCCGCAGGTGATGAACCGCATCGCCGCGTACGTCGACCCGGTGGCGGAGAACGTGGCGGTCGCCGACGCCGAGGGCGAGACGGTGTTCGCCGCCTACCTGCGGGAGCTGGCCGCGCCGGAGCCCGACCTCGCCCGGGTGCCGGGCATCAGCTTCTGGCGGGACGGCGAGCTCGTCCGCACCCGGCGCCCGGACCGGATCAGGGAGCTGGACGACATCCCCTCCCCGTTCGCCGCCGGGATCTTCGACGGCGCAGACTACACGTTCGCCGTCGTCGAGACCAACCGGGGCTGCCCGTTCCGCTGCACCTACTGCTACTGGGGAGCGGCGACCAACGACAAGGTGCACCGCTGGGACCTGGACCGCGTGAAGGACGACCTGACCTGGCTCAGCGAGCACGGCGTGGAGAGCATCTTCCTCGCCGACGCCAACTGGGGCGCGCTGCCCCGCGACGTCGAGCTGACCCGGCACCTGGTGGCCTGCAAGGAGCGCAACGGGTACCCGCTCATGGTCAACTTGCAGGCCGCGAAGAACCGCCCGGACCGGGTCACCGAGATCACCGAGATCCTGGTGGCCGGGGGCATGCTGACCAGCCAGCCGGTGTCGCTCCAGACGGTCAGCCCGGACGCGCTGGCCATGGTCGACCGCTCGAACATCCGCGAGGCCACCTACATCGAGCTGCAGGACACCCTGCACGAGAAGAGCATCAGCTCCTACACCGAGCTGATCTGGCCGCTGCCCGGAGAGACGCTCGACTCGTTCCGGCAGGGCATCGGGCGGCTGTGCCGGATGGGCGCGGACGTGATCGTCACCTATCCGCAGCTGCTGCTGCCCAACACGCCGATGGAGCGGCAGGCGGACGCCCTCGGCATCGAGACCGTCCGGGTGGACGACGACACCTCCGAGGCGGACGTCGTGGTCGGCACCAGATGGGTGGACCGCGCCGGCTACGAGCGGGGCGTCTGGTTCTACTACGCCGTCGTCGTCGCCTACAACGCGCGCGCGGCGTTCCACACCGCCCGCCACCTGGAGGCCGCAGGGGTCCTCGACCAGGAGTCGCTGCTGGAGGAGGTCGCCCGCTGGTTCCGCGAGCACGCCGACCGCGAGCCGTGCCGCTTCCTGGCCGACTCGGTCGCCACGCTCGACAACTACGACATCAACAACGTCGGCAAGGTGCTGCACATGGTGATGCACTCGCACCGCGCCGAGGTGGACCGCCTGCTCCTGGAGTTCGTCCGCACCCTGCCGCGCTGGCGGGACGACCCGCTGCTGCGCGCCCTCTTCGAGCTCGACCTGCTGGCCCGGCCCTACGTCTACCGCGAGCCGGTCGCGCTGCCGGACGTCCCGCTCGACGAGGTCGCGGTCGTCCGCCGCGGGCGGTTCGACATCACCGCCGAGGTGCCGCGCGCGGCGGCGGAGGCGGCCGGCGTCACCGGCGTCCCGGACGGCGACCGGGTCACGGTCGTCATCGACCACCGCGGCCGCCGCAAGATGCCCTACCCGCGGCACCGCGGCCTGGAGCACAACGCCGCGTACTGCCAGGCGATGATGAACCGGATGCGGGACGTCCTGCCCGAGTGGCGGGCCGTCCGGCCCGCCGCGCCGACCGCCGCGCCCGCGGGGTGA
- a CDS encoding RiPP maturation radical SAM C-methyltransferase — protein sequence MRIALINMPFADYDRPSVALSQLAAHTAREFGAAVQIDIRYVNIDFALLFGAGEYKLFANEYDHLTTGIGEWLFRSLAFPDFPDNAGRYFQRYFAGDRSAEFRAKLLRIRSRLAAFCARTIEEYRLAEADIVGFTSMFSQNLPNIAMARLIKERAPEVITVMGGANCESPMGTVLAEHVTSLDYVFSGPALHTFPQFVKCVLEGEPERADAIPGVISRRNAAQPRFGGAIGRDRDIDDYVRPEYESFVDKFTAAQDELRRGAGKAEPTLYFETSRGCWWGERSHCTFCGLNGMGMGYRAMAPEKAVEQFRWLFSFAPWCTTFAGTDNIMPRNYVRDVFPRLDPPPGAELFYEVKVPVADRDFRTMAQAGVTVVQPGIEALATSTLKLMAKGTTSFLNLQFLQKCLKYGVEPIWNLLLGFPGEEEGVYRKYADEMPKLVHLPPPDGAFLVRFDRYSPYFTKREEYGLDLHPLDFYRLCYPAVPEDRLFELAYFFVDENLAPYQVQSVEWLAELQRLSTAWQDSWKNGERPRLALLAGGAGSPGVLDTRFGDRRWIPVEPDEEDMLRRLASPKRPEKFAAELDVPVERVRAALARFTEHGLLFEESGGYISLVAVDAEDEPEPEPPAGAPHRVLLDLTPVPSRPAS from the coding sequence ATGCGGATCGCCCTGATCAACATGCCGTTCGCGGACTATGACCGGCCGTCCGTCGCGCTGAGCCAGCTCGCCGCGCACACGGCCCGGGAGTTCGGTGCCGCGGTGCAGATCGACATCCGGTACGTGAACATCGACTTCGCGCTGCTCTTCGGCGCGGGCGAATACAAGCTGTTCGCGAACGAGTACGACCATCTGACCACCGGCATCGGCGAATGGCTGTTCCGCAGCCTGGCATTCCCCGATTTCCCGGACAACGCGGGCCGGTACTTCCAGCGCTACTTCGCCGGCGACCGGTCGGCCGAGTTCCGCGCCAAGCTGCTGCGGATCAGGAGCCGGCTCGCCGCGTTCTGCGCGCGGACGATCGAGGAGTACCGGCTGGCCGAGGCCGACATCGTCGGGTTCACCTCGATGTTCTCGCAGAACCTGCCGAACATCGCGATGGCCCGGCTGATCAAGGAGCGCGCCCCGGAAGTGATCACGGTCATGGGCGGGGCGAACTGCGAGTCGCCCATGGGCACGGTGCTGGCGGAGCACGTCACGTCCCTCGACTACGTCTTCTCCGGGCCCGCCCTGCACACCTTCCCCCAGTTCGTGAAGTGCGTCCTGGAAGGCGAGCCGGAGCGCGCCGACGCCATCCCCGGCGTGATCTCCCGGCGGAACGCCGCGCAGCCGAGGTTCGGCGGCGCGATCGGCCGGGACCGCGACATCGACGACTACGTCCGGCCCGAGTACGAGAGCTTCGTCGACAAGTTCACGGCGGCGCAGGACGAGCTGCGCCGGGGCGCCGGCAAGGCCGAGCCGACCCTGTACTTCGAGACGTCCCGCGGCTGCTGGTGGGGCGAGCGGTCGCACTGCACGTTCTGCGGCCTGAACGGGATGGGCATGGGGTACCGCGCGATGGCGCCCGAGAAGGCGGTGGAGCAGTTCCGCTGGCTGTTCTCGTTCGCGCCCTGGTGCACGACCTTCGCCGGGACCGACAACATCATGCCGCGCAACTACGTCCGGGACGTCTTCCCGCGGCTGGACCCGCCCCCGGGCGCCGAACTGTTCTACGAGGTGAAGGTGCCGGTCGCCGACCGCGACTTCCGGACGATGGCGCAGGCCGGGGTGACCGTGGTGCAGCCGGGCATCGAGGCGCTGGCGACCTCGACGCTGAAGCTCATGGCGAAGGGCACCACGTCCTTCCTCAACCTGCAGTTCCTGCAGAAGTGCCTGAAGTACGGCGTCGAACCGATCTGGAACCTGCTGCTCGGATTCCCCGGCGAGGAGGAGGGGGTCTACCGCAAGTACGCGGACGAGATGCCCAAGCTGGTGCACCTCCCGCCGCCGGACGGCGCGTTCCTCGTCCGGTTCGACCGCTACAGTCCGTACTTCACCAAGCGGGAGGAGTACGGGCTCGACCTGCACCCGCTGGACTTCTACCGGCTCTGCTACCCGGCCGTCCCGGAGGACAGGCTGTTCGAGCTGGCGTACTTCTTCGTCGACGAGAACCTCGCGCCCTACCAGGTCCAGTCGGTCGAATGGCTGGCGGAACTGCAGCGGCTGTCCACCGCCTGGCAGGACTCCTGGAAGAACGGCGAACGGCCGCGGCTCGCCCTGCTCGCCGGCGGCGCCGGGTCCCCGGGCGTGCTCGACACCAGGTTCGGCGACCGCCGCTGGATCCCGGTCGAGCCGGACGAGGAGGACATGCTGCGCCGGCTGGCCTCCCCGAAGCGTCCCGAGAAGTTCGCCGCCGAGCTGGACGTCCCGGTCGAGCGGGTACGGGCCGCGCTGGCGCGGTTCACCGAGCACGGCCTGCTGTTCGAGGAGTCGGGCGGCTACATCAGCCTGGTCGCGGTGGACGCCGAGGACGAGCCCGAACCAGAACCGCCCGCCGGCGCCCCGCACCGCGTGCTGCTGGACCTGACACCCGTCCCGTCCCGCCCGGCGTCCTGA
- a CDS encoding acyl-CoA dehydrogenase family protein produces the protein MREEILDDEHRDFRNLVRAFIAKQIAPHYAAWEERGMADRAVWREAGAAGLLGIDMPEEYGGGGNGDYRFQAVLAEELARAGTYAPCLPLHNEIVGPYLRTLTTGEQKGRWLPGFCSGACVTAIAITEPDAGSDVGAMRTTAARRDGHWVLTGGKTFVSNGHSADLYLVLARTAGGPAAGRPSRGASASLFAVEPDRPGFARGRKIDKIGMRALDTAELSFDEVPVPAENLVGRPGRAFGYLLRNLVQERLWIGVSALAAAEQIFEETLEYAGRRSVFGAPVGHHQVNRHLLAELATALAVARSHCDRAILAHNEGRLGAEDAAMVKWWNSELCQTVVSRCLQLHGGYGFVREFAVARAFVDTRVQSIYGGTTEIMKEIIGNSLV, from the coding sequence ATGCGCGAGGAGATCCTCGACGACGAGCACCGGGACTTCCGGAACCTGGTGCGGGCCTTCATCGCCAAGCAGATCGCCCCGCACTACGCCGCCTGGGAGGAGCGCGGCATGGCCGACCGCGCGGTGTGGCGGGAGGCCGGGGCCGCCGGGCTGCTCGGCATCGACATGCCCGAGGAGTACGGCGGCGGCGGCAACGGCGACTACCGGTTCCAGGCCGTCCTGGCGGAGGAGCTGGCCCGCGCCGGGACCTACGCGCCCTGCCTGCCGCTGCACAACGAGATCGTCGGACCGTACCTGCGGACGCTGACCACCGGCGAGCAGAAGGGCCGCTGGCTGCCCGGCTTCTGCTCCGGCGCCTGCGTGACGGCCATCGCCATCACCGAGCCGGACGCGGGCAGCGACGTCGGCGCGATGCGCACCACGGCGGCGCGGCGGGACGGCCACTGGGTGCTGACCGGCGGCAAGACCTTCGTCTCGAACGGGCACAGCGCCGACCTGTACCTGGTGCTCGCCCGCACCGCGGGCGGCCCGGCCGCCGGGCGCCCCTCCCGGGGCGCCTCGGCGAGCCTGTTCGCGGTGGAGCCGGACCGGCCCGGGTTCGCCCGCGGCCGCAAGATCGACAAGATCGGGATGCGCGCGCTGGACACGGCCGAGCTGTCCTTCGACGAGGTGCCGGTGCCGGCGGAGAACCTGGTCGGCCGGCCCGGGCGCGCGTTCGGCTACCTGCTGCGCAACCTGGTCCAGGAGCGGCTGTGGATCGGGGTGTCCGCGCTGGCCGCCGCGGAGCAGATCTTCGAGGAGACGCTGGAGTACGCGGGGCGGCGCTCGGTGTTCGGGGCGCCGGTCGGGCACCACCAGGTCAACCGGCACCTGCTCGCCGAGCTCGCCACCGCCCTCGCGGTGGCCCGCAGCCACTGCGACCGGGCGATCCTCGCGCACAACGAGGGACGGCTCGGCGCGGAGGACGCCGCCATGGTCAAGTGGTGGAACAGCGAGCTGTGCCAGACGGTGGTGAGCCGCTGCCTGCAGCTGCACGGCGGCTACGGGTTCGTCCGCGAGTTCGCGGTGGCGCGGGCGTTCGTGGACACCCGGGTGCAGAGCATCTACGGCGGCACCACCGAGATCATGAAGGAGATCATCGGCAACTCGCTGGTCTGA
- a CDS encoding non-ribosomal peptide synthetase, translating to MRAETGSATPAGTLLGRIERWARERPDLPAVRSGGRVLGYGELVAAAGRLAARLRRSGVGRDTLVPLWMEASPELVVAALGVLSAGGAYVGMDVDDPADRAKVILADCAAPVVLTSRALAGEVPASGAEVLIVEDLAAGGGAPPADPDVRPGDLCYVTFTSGSTGVPKGVLVEHGGVAGLVSWYVREFGIAPGDRMPQLARPSFDGWALEVWPCLGGGATLCLAGRRLPGSPQDLVDWLVRERVTVGFFTTALAVQLLDAHWPGPGGAFRAMLLGGEKLPAPPRVHPPFALHHVYGPTETTMLATCGEIPADAPRDASPPIGRPLPGLTGHVLDERRRSVPDGAPGELHIEGAAVARGYLNRPALTAERFRAGAAPGSRVYATGDLVRRRPDGALEFLGRTDAQIKLRGFRIEPGEIETAMLAVPGVAGAAAVVHEPPGRRDPDARRLVGYWTAARGAVPPDAGEITERLAERLPHYMVPAAIVRLDSLPLTPHGKTDRAALAAREPARPAERETGRDLAYRSDTERVLAEVWAKVLGVPEVGRDDGFFDLGGDSLLAMRAAAEARRRGVRLVAEDLFETDVLGELAAALDGRSGEPAGEPGTVRPGV from the coding sequence ATGCGTGCAGAAACCGGGAGTGCCACGCCGGCCGGGACGCTGCTCGGCCGCATCGAGCGCTGGGCGCGCGAGCGTCCGGACCTGCCCGCCGTGCGCAGCGGCGGCCGGGTCCTCGGCTACGGCGAGCTGGTGGCCGCGGCGGGGCGCCTCGCCGCCCGGCTGCGCCGCTCCGGCGTGGGCCGCGACACGCTCGTGCCGCTGTGGATGGAGGCGTCCCCCGAGCTGGTCGTCGCCGCCCTCGGGGTGCTGTCCGCCGGGGGCGCCTACGTCGGCATGGACGTGGACGACCCGGCCGACCGGGCGAAGGTGATCCTCGCCGACTGCGCGGCGCCCGTGGTGCTGACCAGCCGGGCGCTGGCGGGCGAGGTGCCCGCGTCCGGGGCCGAGGTCCTGATCGTGGAGGACCTGGCGGCCGGCGGCGGAGCGCCGCCCGCGGACCCGGACGTGCGGCCGGGAGACCTGTGCTACGTGACCTTCACCTCGGGGTCCACCGGAGTGCCGAAGGGCGTGCTGGTGGAGCACGGCGGCGTCGCCGGCCTGGTCTCCTGGTACGTCCGCGAGTTCGGGATCGCGCCCGGCGACCGGATGCCGCAGCTCGCCAGGCCGTCCTTCGACGGATGGGCGCTGGAGGTGTGGCCCTGCCTCGGCGGCGGCGCGACGCTGTGCCTCGCCGGCCGGCGGCTGCCGGGCTCCCCGCAGGACCTGGTGGACTGGCTGGTCCGCGAGCGCGTCACGGTCGGGTTCTTCACCACCGCGCTCGCCGTGCAGCTCCTCGACGCCCACTGGCCCGGGCCCGGCGGCGCGTTCCGGGCGATGCTGCTCGGCGGCGAGAAGCTGCCCGCGCCGCCCCGCGTCCACCCGCCGTTCGCGCTGCACCACGTGTACGGGCCCACCGAGACCACGATGCTCGCGACGTGCGGCGAGATCCCGGCGGACGCCCCGCGCGACGCCTCGCCGCCGATCGGGCGGCCGCTGCCCGGGCTGACCGGCCACGTCCTCGACGAGCGCCGCCGCTCCGTCCCGGACGGCGCGCCGGGCGAACTCCACATCGAGGGGGCCGCGGTCGCGCGCGGCTACCTCAACCGGCCGGCGCTCACCGCCGAGCGCTTCCGCGCCGGGGCCGCGCCCGGCTCCCGCGTGTACGCGACCGGCGACCTCGTGCGCCGCCGCCCGGACGGCGCGCTGGAGTTCCTCGGCCGCACGGACGCGCAGATCAAGCTGCGCGGCTTCCGCATCGAGCCGGGCGAGATCGAGACGGCGATGCTGGCGGTGCCGGGCGTGGCCGGGGCCGCCGCCGTCGTCCACGAGCCGCCCGGGCGGCGCGACCCGGACGCGCGCCGCCTCGTCGGCTACTGGACGGCCGCGCGCGGCGCCGTCCCGCCGGACGCCGGGGAGATCACGGAACGGCTGGCGGAGCGGCTGCCGCACTACATGGTCCCGGCCGCGATCGTCCGGCTGGACTCCCTGCCCCTCACCCCGCACGGCAAGACCGACCGCGCCGCGCTGGCCGCCCGCGAGCCGGCGCGGCCCGCCGAGCGGGAGACCGGCCGGGACCTGGCCTACCGGTCGGACACCGAGCGGGTGCTCGCCGAGGTGTGGGCCAAGGTGCTGGGCGTCCCGGAGGTCGGCCGCGACGACGGCTTCTTCGACCTCGGCGGCGACTCGCTGCTCGCGATGCGCGCGGCGGCGGAGGCGCGGCGGCGGGGGGTGCGGCTGGTCGCGGAGGACCTGTTCGAGACCGACGTGCTCGGCGAACTCGCCGCGGCCCTGGACGGGCGATCCGGCGAACCCGCCGGGGAGCCCGGCACCGTCCGGCCGGGGGTGTGA
- a CDS encoding ornithine cyclodeaminase family protein: MIIFDERDVRSLYPMKESIESMRAALRSFSAGAVIQPQRLMLRTPEGDAYAVMPSYVGPSADAPDAGFGIKVIAVKPGNPARGLPVNAGLVMVFDAGTGRPAALLDGAAVTAIRTAAASAAATDLLARPDAGVLAILGAGVQARSHLAAMAEVRTLREARVWSRTPARAAAFAAAAGELPFPVTAAASPAAAADGADLVCTVTGSVTPLLDAPHIAPGAHVNAVGSSFPDKRELTADLVARCAVFVDGRRAALAEAGEIVIPVAAGRFGPEVIRAEIGELLLGRAAGRRDPGEITLFKSLGIAVEDAVAGLHIARRARELGRGRDVPFG, from the coding sequence ATGATCATTTTCGATGAGCGGGACGTGCGTTCCCTGTATCCGATGAAGGAATCGATCGAGTCGATGCGTGCGGCGCTGCGGTCGTTCAGCGCCGGTGCCGTCATTCAACCCCAGCGACTCATGCTGCGCACCCCCGAAGGCGACGCCTACGCGGTGATGCCGTCCTATGTCGGCCCTTCCGCGGACGCGCCCGACGCGGGTTTCGGGATCAAGGTGATCGCCGTCAAACCGGGGAATCCGGCGCGCGGGCTGCCGGTGAACGCGGGGCTCGTCATGGTCTTCGACGCCGGCACCGGCCGGCCGGCGGCGCTGCTCGACGGCGCCGCGGTGACCGCGATCCGCACGGCGGCGGCGTCCGCGGCGGCGACCGACCTGCTCGCCCGCCCGGACGCGGGCGTCCTCGCGATCCTCGGCGCGGGCGTGCAGGCGCGCAGCCACCTGGCGGCGATGGCCGAGGTCCGGACGCTGCGCGAGGCGCGGGTCTGGTCCCGCACCCCGGCGCGGGCGGCCGCGTTCGCCGCGGCGGCCGGCGAGCTGCCGTTCCCGGTCACCGCGGCGGCGTCGCCGGCCGCGGCCGCCGACGGCGCGGACCTCGTCTGCACGGTGACCGGCAGCGTCACTCCGCTGCTGGACGCCCCGCACATCGCGCCCGGCGCGCACGTCAACGCGGTCGGCTCGTCGTTCCCCGACAAGCGGGAGCTGACGGCGGACCTCGTCGCGCGGTGCGCGGTGTTCGTCGACGGCAGGCGGGCCGCGCTGGCCGAGGCCGGCGAGATCGTGATCCCGGTGGCGGCGGGCCGGTTCGGCCCCGAGGTGATCCGCGCCGAGATCGGCGAGCTGCTGCTCGGCCGCGCCGCGGGGCGCCGCGACCCCGGCGAGATCACCCTGTTCAAGTCGCTCGGCATCGCCGTCGAGGACGCGGTGGCCGGGCTGCACATCGCGCGCCGGGCCCGCGAGCTCGGCCGGGGCCGCGACGTCCCGTTCGGCTGA
- a CDS encoding thioesterase II family protein, with protein MARAHPWYLTFEPRPDARLRLYCLPCAGGGPSMFRDWAALLPGWIEARAVRLPGRQGRHREPAPTDAGRAVAALLDGLSDGLTGDYAFFGHSMGALLAYRMTRELARTGAAGPRLLAVAAWTPDGAPHEAMPDPAASDADFAAAIRGLGGVPDELLDDTLLRAALPVLRADFELCRSHVREPGPRIAAPLVAMGGAGDGVIPPALMEVWRTEAADFRGLHLYPGGHFFLHDHAAELTGLVARTAGSVLDAPARS; from the coding sequence ATGGCGCGGGCACATCCGTGGTATCTGACGTTCGAGCCGCGCCCGGACGCGCGGCTGCGGCTCTACTGCCTGCCGTGCGCGGGCGGCGGCCCGTCGATGTTCCGGGACTGGGCGGCGCTGCTGCCCGGCTGGATCGAGGCGCGCGCCGTGCGGCTGCCCGGCCGCCAGGGCCGGCATCGCGAACCGGCGCCGACCGACGCGGGCCGCGCCGTCGCGGCGCTGCTGGACGGCCTGTCCGACGGCCTCACCGGCGATTACGCGTTCTTCGGGCACAGCATGGGCGCACTGCTCGCCTACCGGATGACGAGGGAGCTGGCGAGGACGGGCGCGGCGGGGCCCCGGCTGCTCGCGGTGGCGGCCTGGACGCCGGACGGGGCCCCGCACGAGGCCATGCCGGACCCGGCCGCCTCCGACGCGGACTTCGCCGCCGCGATACGCGGCCTCGGCGGCGTACCGGACGAGCTGCTGGACGACACGCTGCTGCGCGCCGCGCTCCCGGTGCTGCGCGCCGACTTCGAGCTGTGCCGCAGCCACGTCCGCGAGCCGGGGCCGCGGATCGCCGCGCCGCTGGTCGCGATGGGCGGCGCCGGGGACGGGGTGATCCCGCCGGCGCTGATGGAGGTCTGGCGGACCGAGGCCGCGGACTTCCGGGGCCTCCACCTGTACCCGGGCGGGCACTTCTTCCTGCACGACCACGCGGCGGAGCTGACCGGGCTCGTCGCGCGGACGGCCGGGTCCGTGCTCGACGCGCCCGCGCGGAGCTGA
- a CDS encoding ferredoxin — translation MAADNNRDWRVDVDADRCIGAGMCTALAAARFRISGNRSQPVDALIGEDDAVLDASESCPVEAITVRDASTGELLAPVEGEGRPLPR, via the coding sequence ATGGCCGCGGACAACAATCGCGACTGGCGCGTCGACGTCGACGCGGACCGCTGTATAGGAGCGGGAATGTGCACGGCCCTCGCGGCCGCGCGCTTCCGCATCAGCGGCAACCGGTCGCAACCCGTGGACGCGCTCATCGGCGAGGACGACGCGGTGCTCGACGCGAGCGAGAGCTGCCCGGTGGAGGCGATCACCGTGCGCGACGCCTCGACCGGCGAGCTCCTCGCCCCGGTCGAGGGCGAAGGCCGGCCGCTACCGCGCTGA
- a CDS encoding haloalkane dehalogenase gives MPTTPALDSTIFYREVGRGPAPMVFLHGNPTSSYLWRHVLPVVGSAGRCLAPDLIGMGESGKPDIAYSFDDHARYLDAWFDALGLDRVVLVGHDWGGALAFDWAARHPGRVRGIAFTETIVKPMSWEEFPAGARPLFEAMRTPGAGEAMVLEENAFIEQALPRTVPGLSEEDLAVYGRPYPTRRSRVPLLQWPRSMPLDGEPADVVARVEAYGRWLAGSADVPKLLIAFAPGESTMMSTRIIDWCAAHMSALEIETHGAAGHHTPEEQPAAIASSLVAWLDGHGLLSGEEGRA, from the coding sequence ATGCCCACCACACCCGCCCTGGATTCGACGATCTTCTACCGGGAGGTCGGCCGAGGGCCCGCCCCGATGGTCTTCCTGCACGGAAACCCCACGTCGTCGTACCTCTGGCGGCACGTCCTGCCCGTCGTCGGATCCGCCGGGCGGTGCCTGGCGCCCGACCTGATCGGCATGGGCGAGTCCGGCAAGCCCGATATCGCCTACTCCTTCGACGACCACGCGCGGTACCTCGACGCCTGGTTCGACGCCCTCGGACTCGACCGGGTCGTCCTGGTCGGGCATGACTGGGGCGGCGCGCTCGCCTTCGACTGGGCCGCCCGCCACCCCGGACGGGTGCGCGGCATCGCGTTCACCGAGACGATCGTGAAGCCGATGTCGTGGGAGGAGTTCCCCGCCGGTGCCCGCCCGCTGTTCGAAGCGATGCGGACGCCCGGGGCCGGCGAGGCGATGGTGCTGGAGGAGAACGCCTTCATCGAGCAGGCGCTGCCGCGCACCGTCCCCGGGCTGAGCGAGGAGGACCTCGCCGTCTACGGCCGCCCCTACCCCACCCGCCGCAGCAGGGTGCCGCTGCTCCAATGGCCGCGGTCGATGCCGCTGGACGGCGAGCCCGCCGACGTCGTCGCCAGAGTCGAGGCCTACGGCCGGTGGCTGGCCGGCAGCGCGGACGTGCCCAAACTCCTGATCGCCTTCGCACCCGGCGAGAGCACGATGATGAGCACCCGGATCATCGACTGGTGCGCCGCGCACATGTCCGCTCTGGAGATCGAGACGCACGGGGCGGCCGGCCACCACACCCCCGAGGAGCAGCCCGCGGCCATCGCCTCCTCGCTCGTCGCCTGGCTGGACGGGCACGGCCTGCTCTCCGGCGAGGAGGGACGAGCGTGA
- a CDS encoding MarR family winged helix-turn-helix transcriptional regulator has protein sequence MRRSRLSLLLRLLHREYTVGIEAALAEAGFGDIRSGDAKVFPFVPPEGITVRDLALRAGVRKQTMAQSVDQLERSGYLERRPNPSDGRSRLIVLTDRGRAVQPAAAGAGDRIERRWADLTSPEDFEALRTLLLGLLTRIGETAPGAAERLTSIDEGRLA, from the coding sequence TTGCGGCGATCGAGGCTGTCGCTGCTCCTGCGCCTGCTCCACCGCGAGTACACCGTCGGCATCGAGGCGGCTCTGGCGGAGGCGGGCTTCGGCGACATCCGGTCCGGGGACGCCAAGGTGTTCCCGTTCGTCCCGCCGGAGGGCATCACCGTCCGCGACCTGGCCCTTCGCGCGGGCGTGCGCAAGCAGACCATGGCGCAGTCGGTCGACCAGCTCGAGCGGTCCGGCTACCTGGAACGGCGCCCCAACCCCAGTGACGGCCGGTCCCGGCTGATCGTGCTCACCGACCGGGGCAGGGCGGTCCAGCCGGCGGCGGCCGGCGCGGGGGACCGGATCGAACGGCGCTGGGCCGACCTGACCAGTCCCGAGGACTTCGAGGCCCTCCGCACCCTGCTGCTCGGCCTCCTGACCCGCATCGGCGAGACGGCCCCCGGCGCCGCCGAGCGCCTGACCTCGATCGACGAGGGCCGGCTCGCCTGA